One Carcharodon carcharias isolate sCarCar2 chromosome 35 unlocalized genomic scaffold, sCarCar2.pri SUPER_35_unloc_3, whole genome shotgun sequence DNA window includes the following coding sequences:
- the LOC121274223 gene encoding tubulin alpha-1D chain-like, translated as MPSDKTIGGGDDSFNTFFSETGAGKHIPRAVFIDLEPTVIDEVRTGTYRQLFHPEQLITGKEDAANNYARGHCSIGKEIVDLVLDRIRKLADQCTGLQGFLIFHSFGGGTGSGFTSLLMERLSVDYGKKSKLEFSVYPAPQISTAVVEPYNAVLVTHCTLEHSDCAFMVDNEAIYDVCRRNLDIERPTYTNLNRLIGQVVSSITASLRFDGALNVDLTEFQTNLVPYPRIHFPLLTYAPLISAEKAYHEQLSVPEITNACFEPANQMVKCDPRQGKYMACCMLYRGDVVPKDVNAAIATIKTKRSIAFVDWCPTGFKVGINYQPPTVVPGGDLAKVQRALCMLSNTTAISLAWTRLNIKFDKMYAKRAFVHWYVGEGLEEGEFQDAREDMASLEKDYEEVGIDSSALDRKGEEEE; from the exons ATGCCCAGTGACAAGACCATCGGAGGTGGTGACGACTCCTTCAACACATTCTTCAGTGAGACGGGGGCAGGGAAACACATCCCACGAGCCGTGTTTATAGACCTGGAGCCCACTGTGATTG ATGAGGTCCGCACAGGCACCTACCGACAGCTCTTTCACCCCGAGCAGCTCATCACTGGCAAGGAGGATGCGGCTAATAACTACGCCCGGGGTCACTGCTCCATCGGCAAGGAGATCGTGGATCTGGTCTTGGATCGCATTCGGAAGTTG GCTGACCAATGCACaggactgcaggggttcctcatcTTCCacagttttgggggtgggaccgGCTCCGGCTTTACTTCCCTCCTGATGGAAAGACTCTCCGTCGACTATGGCAAGAAATCCAAGCTGGAGTTTTCCGTTTACCCTGCTCCCCAGATCTCCACTGCGGTGGTCGAGCCATACAATGCTGTGCTGGTCACCCACTGCACCCTCGAGCACTCTGACTGCGCCTTCATGGTGGACAATGAGGCCATTTACGACGTCTGTCGGCGTAACCTGGACATTGAGAGACCAACCTACACCAACCTCAACCGTCTTATTGGACAGGTAGTGTCGTCCATCACGGCCTCGCTCCGGTTCGATGGTGCCCTCAATGTGGACCTGACTGAGTTCCAAACCAACCTGGTCCCATATCCCCGCATCCACTTTCCATTGTTAACCTACGCACCCCTTATTTCAGCCGAGAAGGCTTACCACGAGCAACTCTCGGTGCCGGAGATCACCAATGCTTGCTTTGAACCGGCCAACCAGATGGTGAAGTGTGACCCTCGCCAGGGCAAGTACATGGCGTGCTGCATGTTGTACCGAGGAGATGTGGTGCCCAAGGATGTGAACGCCGCCATCGCCACCATCAAGACCAAGCGCTCAATTGCATTTGTTGACTGGTGCCCGACTGGGTTCAAG GTTGGCATCAACTACCAGCCCCCGACAGTGGTACCAGGGGGTGACCTGGCCAAGGTGCAGCGGGCCCTCTGTATGCTGAGCAACACCACTGCAATTTCCTTGGCTTGGACCCGCCTGAACATCAAATTCGATAAGATGTACGCCAAGCGGGCCTTTGTCCACTGGTACGTGGGGGAGGGTCTGGAggaaggggagttccaggatgcaCGGGAAGACATGGCCTCACTCGAGAAGGATTATGAAGAGGTGGGGATCGATTCTTCAGCACTGGACAGAAAGGGCGAAGAAGAAGAATAA